One Helicoverpa armigera isolate CAAS_96S chromosome 1, ASM3070526v1, whole genome shotgun sequence genomic window carries:
- the LOC110372461 gene encoding nostrin isoform X2 has product MNRENVSNKIAAGMDRWQNTLEDMINLRSSNNTVFKDYYWAQNGFDELRRYVKQGSDFSKELSSILQERIEAEIYYSKCLAKLGTKLTKACKESVGSCAEAWKHVALEMEKRAEIHRNYSSALSDELVKPMKHVIDNQLKLRKKIEGNVDKTTRSLSDWRTAEAKSKKHSHTAARENEKLQDATLDMSRLSRSSSVGHIPHAHSILSAARAERLPNATSEKDAAKLQVKKRKTEDAVKKTEVEYYNVCVHAERARLEWETSVVKGAGMLESLEEERLAQLKTAADCYLRLTAAVPAQLAEATNILLNPIKNANATTDMRAVRGVRSAQTGASEQLLPDFYCEHTTLAMNRERRKQALLKILQLVKQDIERERKSKQGLEKLSMAIKQTPTFGNDDSQQNVADKLYHMRSMLTYLEAVRYKITASLNELDNRPPAQHPLAAHIQIIRDKQGLQQSILKVPPWLQADYQSEVNKNLTPNYTALTKSVNGGEERERRDSIMSRASSKLRIEHLSFRRNADNKSAPVTPVVDLPTPTLQTQTLDAPHPPESPLDWSERGAGDGLSNQQDSDFDEFSSQSDSSTDLTDIIKNENGDAVPPTPSLGKCRALYTYEARLNDELNLTPGDIINIHEKQDDGWWSGDLNGIYGIFPSSYVEEITTCI; this is encoded by the exons GCCCAAAACGGTTTCGATGAGCTCCGTCGCTACGTGAAGCAAGGAAGCGACTTCAGCAAAGAACTCTCATCCATATTACAAGAGAG AATTGAAGCAGAGATATATTACTCAAAATGCCTAGCCAAGCTCGGCACGAAGCTGACCAAAGCCTGCAAGGAGAGCGTCGGCTCCTGCGCAGAGGCCTGGAAACATGTCGCGCTCGAGATGGAGAAACGGGCAGAAATACACAG AAATTACTCAAGCGCTTTGTCTGACGAACTAGTGAAGCCAATGAAACATGTAATCGACAATCAGCTGAAGCTTCGGAAGAAG ATCGAAGGCAACGTTGACAAGACCACGCGATCTCTGAGTGACTGGAGAACAGCGGAGGCGAAGTCAAAGAAACACTCTCACACCGCGGCGCGAGAGAACGAGAAGTTACAGGATGCCACGCTGGACATGAG CCGACTTTCGCGAAGTTCGAGTGTTGGTCACATACCTCATGCGCATTCGATCCTGAGTGCCGCGCGGGCGGAACGACTGCCCAATGCGACGAGTGAAAAGGACGCAGCTAAGCTTCAGGTGAAGAAGAGGAAGACGGAAGATGCCGTCAAGAAAACTGAAGTGGAATACTACAATGTGTGCGTGCATGCGGAACGAGCTAG ATTGGAATGGGAGACGAGCGTGGTGAAGGGTGCTGGCATGCTGGAGTCTCTCGAGGAAGAGAGACTGGCACAATTGAAGACCGCAGCCGATTGCTACCTGCGGCTCACGGCGGCCGTGCCAGCACAATTAGCAGAG GCCACAAACATACTCCTAAACCCAATAAAGAACGCGAACGCGACGACAGACATGCGAGCGGTGCGCGGCGTACGCTCAGCCCAGACGGGCGCCAGTGAGCAGCTGCTGCCGGACTTCTACTGCGAGCATACCACGCTGGCTATGAATAGAGAACGACGTAAACAG GCGCTGCTGAAGATACTACAACTAGTAAAACAAGACATTGAAAGAGAACGCAAATCTAAGCAAGGCCTCGAGAAGCTGTCGATGGCCATCAAGCAAACCCCCACCTTCGGAAACGATGACTCGCAGCAAAACGTCGCTGATAAACTATACCAT ATGAGGAGTATGCTAACATACCTAGAAGCAGTCCGGTACAAGATCACGGCGAGCCTCAACGAGCTGGACAACCGGCCGCCAGCGCAGCACCCCCTCGCCGCGCACATACAGATCATACGCGACAAGCAGGGGCTGCAGCAGAGTATTCTTAAA GTACCCCCATGGCTCCAAGCGGACTACCAAAGCGAAGTCAACAAGAACCTCACTCCGAACTACACAGCCTTAACGAAGAGCGTGAACGGAGGCGAAGAGAGAGAGCGGAGAGACTCCATCATGAGCCGAGCCTCCAGCAAGTTGAGGATAGAACACCTCTCCTTCAGAAGAAATGCTGATAACAAGAGTGCGCCAGTCACGCCTGTGGTAGACCTCCCCACGCCGACGTTGCAGACGCAGACCCTGGATGCTCCTCATCCGCCTGAAAGTCCTCTGGATTGGAGCGAACGTGGAGCTGGGGATGGACTGTCTAATCAACAGGATAGTGACTTTG ATGAATTCTCATCGCAGAGTGATAGCTCGACGGATCtgactgatataataaagaatgAGAACGGTGATGCGGTACCACCGACGCCGTCGCTAGGCAAATGCAGAGCCCTCTATACGTACGAGGCAAGACTGAACGATGAACTTAATTTGACGCCAG GAGACATAATAAACATCCACGAGAAGCAAGACGACGGCTGGTGGAGTGGAGACCTGAACGGTATCTACGGCATCTTCCCTTCATCATACGTCGAGGAGATCACCACCTGTATATAG